One Candidatus Methylomirabilota bacterium genomic region harbors:
- a CDS encoding peroxiredoxin, with product MSVLVGKHAPDFTATAVMPDGSFKENFRLSDYWGKYVVLFFYPLDFTFVCPSEIIAFDHRVAEFNKRGVQVIGCSVDSHFTHAAWRCTPVNKGGIGAVGYPLVADLTKDIAREYDVLLPGGVALRGSFLIDKNGTVQHQVVNNLPLGRNVDEMLRMVDALQFTEAHGEVCPAGWTHGAKGMRPTTEGVASYLASEAAKL from the coding sequence ATGAGCGTACTCGTAGGCAAGCATGCACCTGATTTTACCGCAACCGCCGTCATGCCGGACGGCAGCTTTAAGGAGAACTTTAGACTGTCCGACTACTGGGGCAAGTATGTTGTGCTCTTCTTCTATCCCCTTGATTTCACGTTCGTCTGCCCTTCTGAGATTATCGCCTTTGATCATCGCGTGGCCGAGTTCAACAAGCGCGGCGTGCAGGTGATCGGTTGCTCGGTGGATTCACATTTCACCCATGCCGCATGGCGCTGCACCCCTGTCAATAAGGGTGGCATCGGTGCGGTAGGCTATCCGCTGGTCGCCGACCTTACAAAGGATATCGCTCGCGAATACGACGTACTGCTGCCGGGCGGAGTGGCCCTGCGCGGCTCGTTCCTGATCGACAAGAACGGCACCGTCCAACACCAGGTGGTCAACAACCTGCCGCTCGGGCGCAATGTGGATGAGATGCTTCGCATGGTGGATGCGCTCCAGTTCACCGAGGCGCATGGAGAGGTCTGCCCGGCCGGGTGGACACATGGGGCCAAGGGGATGCGGCCTACCACCGAGGGTGTGGCAAGCTACCTGGCCAGCGAGGCTGCGAAGCTGTAA